A window of Drosophila biarmipes strain raj3 unplaced genomic scaffold, RU_DBia_V1.1 ptg000005l, whole genome shotgun sequence genomic DNA:
aataaaatttaattcgaaattcagaactaaataaaaaatgtcattttcaagcttataaggttatatgttaaaaaatatatatatattagctcccataggaactatgtgggaaaaaattaaaataaaattatatctttggtgttttttcccatataacctcctacgcttggacatgttttaattgtttttgaatttcaaattaaattttatgaacatcggacaactatatacTATAGCGGAAAATTAGtctgaatatataaaaaaattatatctttggtgttttttaacatataaccttctaagcttggaaatgacaatttttttaaattccacgGATATATCAGATAGCTattataggaacgatcggaaaatgggtTGGAAAATGATATgatacaaattatagctttggggctttttgatatacgaggtgtgtttaaaaagtaaggtgactttgtattttcaagaaaaactattaatttattcatcAATATTAacgttgtccccttcaaagtaatccccctcagatacaatacacttatgccaacggtttttccaatcctcaaagcacttcccataagcaaaAACTCGTTGCAAaactccgtcctttcataggtatctttagttttgggaacaagaaaaagtcacatggggccaaatccggtgaatatggtggctgaggcattattgtggtgttgttttggccaaaaaatatctcacaagcaaagatgagtgagcaggggcattatcatGATGCAAacgccatgaattgtttttccacaattctggacgtttctttcgtattgcttcttgcaaacggcgcataacttccagataatactgtttattgaccgtacgaccatatggtaaggtGCACCTGATgtaccacgccatggtaatcgaagaatacagtgatcaaaactttgacatttgatcgaacttggcgtgctttttttggtcttggctcacctgggctttttcattgtgacgattggactttggtttcgatatcataaccatatacccatgattcgtcaccagttatgacccttttgattaaatctgggtcgtcgttgacgtcatccaacagctcttgggCGATGCTCATgggacggttcttttggtcaaaattcagcaattttggaacaaactttgCTGACAtgatgcccaaaacgtttgaaaaaatttcatggcacgagccaagcgatataccgacatcttcagcaacttctctgatagtgattcgacgattttccaaaacaattttcttcactgcttgaactttttcatcagttgttgacgtgcttgggcatccagagcgaggctcgtcattggtatcttcccggccatcttggaagagtttgtaccacttgtaaacattttttttacttagaacagtttcaccgtatgccattGTCaccatttcaagtgtttcggagcactcgCTGaccacgcaaaacaacttgttacctttacgcctctcacaactaaacaaaaaaggggattcaattgaaacttggtacagatgttagggaagagtgtaccaacataacaaaacaaaaaaatcgataattgaaaatgttgcccgcgaaatttgaaaagtcaccttactttttgaacacacctcgtatatcGTACGGTCGATGATTAGTAATAAAGGGATTTGTTAAATTATTCTTTGTGCTGCTCGTTTTTGATGCAGTGGGCGATTTCTGTTAACGTCGAGAGCGCCCTTTCCAATTGTCCATTAGAAGTACTATGTCGAGGGTCCGCAAAGAATAAGGATAACCTACTCCTTCCGGGATAGGTACCTCTCCGATAGAAATTTGCACTGGCTGtctttaatatttgttttgatcacaaattatgcaatttttatatattcttttaatttgagAATAACTTGGGCCAGTAATATAATCtacatatttgtttataatttgtatCTAATCCTCGGTGAGCTCTAATTTGTGTTTCTTCTATTATGACCATCTGGGGGTCATTactattttcattttgaagaAGTGTCCTCGTAATTTAAGGGTTTttgaaatgtataaaaatctTCAAGTGTACAATGGATACCGAATGTGACATTTGGCTGTAAATATTCTCTTAgaattaaaaccaaattttCCGGAGTGTAATACTCGATTTTTTGTATGGTATCATTAAATACATTAACAGATTCAAGGATTCAATTTTAAGTATTAATACTTAAGTCACAAACTGACTTAaaggttttgtttttcaactACATTTTTTACTTTCCGCTGAGTGCAGAGTATTACTCGGGTGCTTTTGACTGATTTCTATCGGACAAAGTTTTAAGTATCCGCGATATTGCGTCAGCAACTACGTTATAGTTTACGTAAGCAACTACGTTATGGTTTATATACAACTTTTGGACTGAAACTTTCTATAAATGACGGCGTTTCATTTTTATCTTTGGATTTTTATCCGAGATTGCAAAAGATAATTGTTGATGAtcggtttgaatttcaattccaatcaCGATGTATAGGTAATttctcaaatttttcaaaacccaCACTGTTGCAaaaagttcttttttattagttcaaAAACTTGTTCAGTTTAAGATaggttttttgaaataaatattattgccTTCTTGGGATAATACCGCGCCAATAGCGACGGCTGAAGCATCTGCGGTTAatgtaaatttgtataccctttcagagggtataatgatttcagtcagaaatttgcaacgcagtgaaggagacgtttccgaccccataaagtatatatattcttgatcagcgtcactagacgaatcgatctagccatgtccgtctgtccgttcatctgtccgtccatctgtcagtctgcccgtccgtctgtctgtccgtttctaagcATACTTAGAAACCTtaccaaaagtcttatttttattgcaggtagtatataagtcggaaccagccggatcggacaactatatcttatagctcccataggaaataacggagaaaaaattttaaaaatattacatcttctgtgttttctagtatataaccttcttatcttggaaataacattttttaattagttctgaatttcgaataacgcttgaaaataacattttttagttggctaaaaattttgaattaaattttatcaaaatctgacgactatatcatttagctgtcatagaaacgatcggaaatttagtttgaaaatataaaaaattatatctttggtgttttttaacatatatttttttaaacttgaaaataaaatttttaaattagttttgaatttcgaattaaattttattaaaatcggaccactctatcatatagctgtcataggaaaaatcgggaaacaaattaattactaaagttgattatttcatataactgcaagggtatacaaacttcggcttgccgaagtaaacTTCTTTTCTAGTTTTTATAAtgaattaaactttatttttaaatggtttgaacacaaagaaaatttaaagttaaaaaaataattcaatttatttattagaaaaattattattaattattcttatattaactttttttagAGCCCTATTAATTATTGCTTGATTAGTAAAGACATCGTTTAGATAATTGCAATCATTCCAAAGATATGGAATTATGACTGAGTGCAACTGCAAAAAGTGCCAAGAATACGATATTGTGACCTATAACTCCGGTAAAACTCAAAATTTGGTTTTTACTCTGTGTAAGTTACATATCACAaggttatatatatattatcaaaattaaaaatggaacatattttttttttactgatttttaaatattgattttgtttGTATTACTTACTTCATATCGACCATGAGATATAACAGAAATTTTTCGTTGCGATATGGATATATGCTTTATATGTGTGAATTGGTAATGTCCGTACTCCTGAATACTGGTTAATAACAAAAAGCTGCTACCATCCGACGAAAAAACGGGGTGAGGCAGGATATCTAACCATTCATCTTCCGGAGCACGTTCAGAGTGAaccttaaatttaattaaatgtaattaatcATTACATTAGTATCGTTTAACTCACCTCTAAGCAATTCCAGTTTTGAAATTTAGAACACGTTGAAATTACACTGTAATTTTGAGATCGTCCCATATAGACTACTGATACTTTGCGATTTGTGTCTGATATCCAACCTGCTGATGTGATGTAATAGTCcctattataaatatataaaagcaaGAATGTAACTCAATATGAAGAaatgcttataaaatatatatcttactGTCCGTCAAACGATGCAGGaggttttattttgaatttttgtatAGCGGTTAAATTTGTTATGTCAACAGCCCATAACTGTACATCCGGGTTGGCAGTTCCCGGAGTTGGATATCTAACAATTTTCGTTTctggaaaaaaattttcagaaACCGTGCCTTTCCTAGAAAATAAAGCTCCAGACGTCAGCCATGGGTACGTCATCATTGCAACATTTGTGTCGTTAAATAAGGCGAACAAAAAGTGTGTACCATCAAAAGATGACCAAATTGCCTCTGGTGATGCAAAAATTTCTTCTACaacgaaaaaaatgttatgcgTTAATGGAATatctttatttatgtattatttattatttattttttattattcattatttattattcattatttattatttatcttttatttattatttgttatttactatttagtatttattatttattattttttattcattatttattatcttttatttattatttatatttattgtttattgttgattgtttattatttactatctattatttattatttattatttgctatttattatttaatattaattattaattatttattattaaatatttattgtttattattattaatatttattgtttattatttattatctattattttttatttattattcattatttaataattattattttttatttatcatttatcatttattattgattatttattatttattgtttattacttattatatattatttattatttattgttgattgtttattatttattatatattatttattgtttataatttattattaagtatttattgtttattatatattatttatatttattatttattaattattattttttatttatcatttattattgattatttattatttgatatataatctttattattttattattattatttattattttttatttatcatttattattgattatttattattttttatttattatttatatgtattgtttattgttgattatttatatatattatattattattgatttttgattatttattatttattgtttattatttattatttatatatattttttattgttgattgtttattatttattgtttatcatttattatatattatttatatttagtatttattaattattatttattcgatTTGGCGAACAATAAGTGTGTATCATCAAGAGATGGCCAAATTGTTCCTGGTgttgcaaacatttttttctacaACGAAAAAAAGTTATGCAATATTGGAGAATCTTATTAAACAATTTGCTGTGATTTTACCACCACCCACAGTAAGAAAAGTGAGTTATTATATAGCTTagaataaaatgtttacttttttgATTTAGTATTTAAATGGAGTAAACTATAAAAGGTTTCATAATTTTCATTAACAAACTAAGTATAAAACGGtagaaaaatgtgaaaaatacttaagtaaataaaagtaatagtaaataattttttcatttttttcccactaatttccccaCTGTTCCTAGGACAGCAATATGATAAAAtcgaccgattttgataaaatttaattcaaaattcagaactaattaaaaaatgttatatccaagcttagaaaggtatacatatgttaaaaaaacacgaaagatatacaatttttaaaattttttacctgatagttcctatgggagctataagatatagttgtccgatccggctggttccgacttatatactacctgcaatagaaaaaagacttttgggaaagtttcagcccgatagctttaaaactgagggactagtttgcgtagaaacggacagacagacggacggacataatagccttctctttttttttgtataatgatAATTGTATGTATTTACCATCTAATAGTGATAATAGGGTAACAGAAAACCTTCGGAACTCCATCCGAAGTCAGGAGTTACGACTTAGTATATCTCAGGAAAATAGGCCCAGTACCCAGTACCTACTAAATTGGAAGGTCTTATTGTTACTTTTAATAGAAAAGTAAAGCTTGGGCCTGATCTGATTTGCATTTGTTGCAAGCGACGTCTCTCCCACGAGCTTTCAATGAGGCTGAGGTTATACAGCTCGACCTCAAGAGAAGAATGGAATACGAATATGATTTCATGGTAGAGACCATTAGGCCTTCTAAAATTGATGACGCTATTAGTTACTTAGTAAATACCGAGCTTTACAGAAAGTAACGAGCAGTGGATCTAAACTGTTCCCTTTATAGCTTCTCAATCTGACTGACCAAAAATATAGGAACAATTAGCCATCCACAATAAATCCGGAGGCGACTAATTCCGATGAGAATACGGAAGCCGAAGAGATAAATCCTGGAGGACAAGAAACGATACTTGACAGTAACCAGACACACAGTGTAGGAATTCCGAGAATAACAATGGCTCAGGGAGTTATACAATCATAGTTAGGTCTGAACTTAGGAACGTAGATAGAAGAGGTTGTAGAACCGACTAATAAGCGCAGCGCCTCCAGAGCGATAACAGCGGCTAACGTACTTGATGAAGATTTCATGGGCAACTTAATTAGCCATGATGATGGATATCGAATTTTAAAGGATATTCGCACGTTTTCTGCTTACTGGGAAGATGAGAAAAAGAAAGTCCTGGCTATGATTGGCCAGTTTGGTTTGCCAACTTTCTTTATAACTCTATCGGCCGCTGAAACTAGGTGGCCAGAGCTGATAGTACTGCTCAAGCTCAATGTAGATAGGGTTGAAAGTAATGAAGAAGAagctttttatttacaatttaggGAAAAGCCGCGCCTGATTAGGACAGACCCAGTGACGTGTGCTAGATATTTTGATTACAGATGTAGGGAAGTTCTTAAGTTGATGAAGAAACCTGGGGGTAtctttttaagtaattttgttACTACCTATTATTGGCGAGTTGAGTTTCAACAGAGAGGTTCACCCCATATTAGCGGTATGTTTTGGATGAATGACGCCCCGGAAGTGGATTTCAACAATGAAGAACCCATGTCTAGTGTAAAAGCCTTCATTGATCAGTTTGTAACTGTAGATGTTACAAACACAGATTTGGCTCCGTATGTTGAATACCAAGAGCATAAGCACGGACATTCGTTTCTTAAACAGGTGCGCGGACAATCTGTTTGTCGATTCGGTAAGCCACATCCTCCAACGCTCCGGTCTTAAATATTGGAGCCACTTCCCGAAGAAAAACCCAAACTTATCTCTTCACAacgaaaactttaaaaaaattctcaGTCTTTTGCTTCGCGATCAAGCAGATGATTTGATTTGCCATCCTAgcatatttgaaaattttctttCTCACGCTCAGGGAAGCCTCAGCTACGAGGACTACATATATGCTATTAGGTCCAGTTTGAAAATACCACAGATTCTGAAGAGCACATTTGCAGAAGCTCCAGGTAATGCTTATAATAAACACATTCTTTCTTTGCAAAGGGCAAAAATGGATGTACAGTTAATTTTGGACCCTTTTGCTTGCTGAAGCtacataattaattatattaacaAATCCCAAAAGGGGTATTTCGAAACTAATGCGAGAAGCAGCAAATGACATTCGAAGAGGCAGTTTAAGCATTCTTAAAAAGCTACAGTATCTTGGTCACAAATTTGTTTCGGGCACTGAGATCTCTGCTCAGGAGGCCGTTTATTGTTATATGAGATTGGCGTTGTCAGGAACAAGGAATAAATGCGTTTATATCAACACCTTTCCTCCAGAACAACGAGTTGGAATGCTTAGACCTACAAGCGTCCTGCAACAATATGCTTCAGAATTCCACTGACTTCTTTCAGAAAGGTTTGCTGGACAGATACGAACAAAGACCAAATTCTTATGAAGGCCTGTGTTTAGCCGATTTTTCTGCAAACTATGAGTTTTCAAAAAGCCGTGGGGAAAATAGTGACAATGAAGCTGAAGAAGAAAAAGCAGTTTTAAGAGAAGTTTATTTCGCGCCTCGCGACGATAGTGGTTTTATTAGGAAAGAAATAGGGCCAGTGTTATTAGGTATATCCCGTTCAATATTAACACAGATAGGCAGAATTATTCTAGAGCATCTGTTATGCTTTATTCTCCGTGGAAAGACGTACAGGTAGAATTAATACAGAGAAATTGTGAGAAGTTTTACCAAGTGATCCGCATTTACTAGCTTAAGCCCTGATTTGGTAAATACCTTGCGTTCTAGATTTATTGATCTTAAAGTACCTATAATAGACGAAATTTCTATGGTCGGCCGAACAATGATTTCCAATTTGGAAATTGTTTCTAACTCCCTTCGGAGGTATTTCGGTCATCGTGTTTGACGTTCTTAGACAATTGCAGCCAGTATGTTATCGTTGGATTTTTTCAGCCTATATACCTATGTACCCATGGAGcccttttaagtttttttgaACTCACAGGGATAATGCGTCAGCGAGATGACCAGCCGTTTGTAATTGCACTCAATAACATGGCGTCCGGCCAAATGTCGTCTGATGATAAAAGCTTACTTAGAACCCGAATTTCCGATGAAAGTCAATTAACAACTGACGAAATTCACCTTTTCTCAAGCAATCACAATATAGATCGATACAATAGGCAGAAGCTTAACTCGATTCCACTCGATCATTCAAAACATCTGAAACAAAAGGTTTGTGTAGCTCTTTGATTTAAGAACCACTACAAATATATGATGACGGTCAATGTAGATACTTAGGGAGATAGGCTTCAGTACATCCAATACTCCGAATATTCTTTGGATACAATTTTTAGATGAAAGTATAGGAGTTAGTGCACGATTAAAGTGCAGCCACCGTCAGGAGCCTTCATGGACCCCAGTTGTTAAAATTGTCAAGAGTTTTCAGATTAATTCTAACCAGGCTACTACCAATCTTTTTTAGATTTGGATTCGTCTACAACCAATTGCAATACGCAAATTGACTGGGcgttttcaaatatttccgataatgcgCCCACATTTGAGACCTCGTATTGCATAAGGGAGGCAGAGTAGGTagtgtaaatataaatatatataaaataaactaaaaaaaaaattggttatACAAATTTGgttagttattttaaataaaaaaagacaagaaaggaagtttacttcggtaagccgaagtttgtatacttgcagttataaaaaataatcaataattttattaaattgaattcgaaattcttaaatacataaaaatttttattcccaatatttttatattattaggaatttcgaattcaatttaataaaagtattgATTACTTTcgcaaaagtcttctttctattgcaggtattatataagtcggaactagccggatcggacaactatgtCTATTAGCTTCGATAGGaattatcggggaaaaaattttaaaaaatgtatatctttcatgtttttttacatatacctTTCatagcttggatataacattttttaattagttctgaatttcgaattaaatttgatcaaaatcggacgattatatcttatagctcccataggaacaatcgaaaaattagtggtaaataatattgaaatattatatcttcggtgtttttaaacttatgacctcctacgcttggaaaaaacactttttatttggttttgaatttcgaattaaattttatcaaaatcggacgactatatcataaagctgccataggaacgatcggaaaattagtcgaaaaaCGTGAAATAAAACTGATATATTtgatatatatgatat
This region includes:
- the LOC127011676 gene encoding inactive dipeptidyl peptidase 10-like, with the protein product MMTYPWLTSGALFSRKGTVSENFFPETKIVRYPTPGTANPDVQLWAVDITNLTAIQKFKIKPPASFDGQDYYITSAGWISDTNRKVSVVYMGRSQNYSVISTCSKFQNWNCLEVHSERAPEDEWLDILPHPVFSSDGSSFLLLTSIQEYGHYQFTHIKHISISQRKISVISHGRYELEPEANPALTDVRSMMVLVPDCHVYVLLDDILLQQRLANL